Proteins encoded in a region of the Nicotiana tomentosiformis chromosome 9, ASM39032v3, whole genome shotgun sequence genome:
- the LOC138899305 gene encoding uncharacterized protein: protein MVGKGVLSYLAFVRDVGADTPTIDSVPVERDFLDVFSADLLGMSPDRDIDFGIGLVPGTQPISIPPYHMAPAELKELKENLQELLDKGFIRSSVSPWGAPPMFVKKKDVAFLGNVVSSERIQVDPKMIKVVQSWPRPSSATEIRIILGLIGGDGTLRYQGRLCVPSVAGLREKIMIEIHQSRYSIHPGSTKMYHDVKEQYWWDNMKKSIAEFVAQCPNCQQVKIDGQAERTIQMLEDMLRACVLDFKGNWDDHLALIEFAYNNSYHSSIKMAPYEALYGRRCRSPVGWFEVGETELYGPDLIHQAIEKVKVIQERLRTAQSRQKSYSDVRRRDLEFEVGDWVFLKISPMKGVMRFGKKGKLSPRYIGPKCIGDPSRVIPIKDVQVTKDLSYDEVPVAILDRQVRKLRTKDVASVKVLWRNKNIEEMTWEAEEEMKSKYPY, encoded by the exons atggttgggaaaggtgttttatcttatttggcctttgtgagggatgttggtgctgatactcccactattgattctgttccggtggagCGAGATTTTTTGGATGTATTTTCTGCAGACCTGCTGGGCAtgtcgcccgatagggatattgactttggtattggcttggtgccgggcactcagcccatttctattccaccgtatcatatggcaccggctgagttgaaggaattgaaagagaatCTTCAGGAACTTctagataaggggtttattaggtctagtgtgtcgccttggggtgcaccacctatgtttgtgaagaagaaggatg tggcgttcttggggaacgtggtgtccagtgagcggattcaggtggatccaaagatgATAAaggtggttcagagttggcctagaccgtcctcagctacggagattcggatCATTCTCGGCTTG atcggaggagatgggacactaagataccagggccgattatgtgtacctagtgtggcagggttgcgagagaagattatgattgagattcatcagtcccgatattctatccatcctggctcgacaaagatgtatcatgacgttaaggagcagtattggtgggataacatgaagaagtctattgcagaatttgtagcccagtgtcctaattgtcaacaagtaaagat tgacggacaggctgaacgtaccatccagatgcttgaagatatgctacgagcatgtgttctagatttcaaggggaattgggatgaccatctggcacttatagaatttgcctacaataatagctaccattccagtattaaaatggccccgtatgaggcactgtacgggaggagatgtagatcaccagttggatggttcgaagtcggtgagacagaattatatgggccagatttgattcaccaagccattgagaaggtgaaagtgatacaagagcgactgaggacggcacaaagcaggcaaaagtcttattccgacgtccgacgtcgtgatctggaatttgaggttggtgattgggttttcctgaagatctcgccgatgaagggtgttatgcgttttgggaagaagggtaagttgagtccgcggtatattgggcc gaaatgtattggagacccttctcgggtcatccctatcaaagatgtacaagttacaaaggatctatcatatgatgaagtgccagtggctatattagatcgacaagtccgcaagctgagaacaaaggatgtagcttccgtgaaagtattatggaggaacaagaatatagaagaaatgacatgggaagcagaagaggagatgaagtctaaatacccttac
- the LOC138899306 gene encoding uncharacterized protein → MGTTYSSERLAEIYIREIVLLHGEPVSIILDWGTQFTSQFWISFARCSLDKSVMPVERFVMLLFMVREKVLLKDSPMKGVIRFEKKVKLSPLYIGSFEVLQRTGEVAYKFALPPSLSSVHPVFHVSMLQKHIGNSSHILDFNMVQLDGDLTYDVELVAILDWQVRMLRSKNIVLVKVQWIGQPAEEANWETEREIRRRYPHLFETPFTFLDMFEDERLFKRGRM, encoded by the exons AtggggactacttattcttcagagcggttggctgagatttacatccgcgagatcgttctCCTTCATGGTgagccagtgtccatcattttagattggggcacgcaatttacatcacagttttg gatcagcttcGCACGCTGCAGTCTAGACAAAAGCGTTATGCCAGTagaaaggtttgtgatgttgcttttcatggttagggagaaggtactactcaaggattcgcccatgaagggtgttattagGTTCGAGAAGAAGGTAAAGTTGAGCCCTCTATATATCGGGtcatttgaggtacttcagaggacaGGAGAAGTAGCTTACAAgtttgccttgccacctagtttgtcaagcgtgcatccagtgtttcatgtttctatgctccagaagcaTATCGGCAattcgtctcatattttggatttcaacatggttcagttggatggtgatttgacttatgatgtggagctagtggctattttggattggcaggttcgaatgttgaggtcaaagaacatagttttagtgaaggtgcagtggataGGTCAGCCAGCTGAGGAGGCtaattgggagaccgagcgggagatacggagaagatatccacacctatttgagactccatttACGTTTCTAgacatgttcgaggatgaacgtttatttaagagaggGCGGATGTAA